Part of the Candidatus Thiothrix putei genome, GCAATCGTGGGTTCGCCGACATGAAACATTTTGCTGGTGTCGCCGTGGTAGCCGTCTTTGATGACAGTAATATCAATGTTTAACGCATCGCCCTGTTTGAGTTTTTTGTCACTGGGGATGCCATGGCAAACTTGATGGTTAATGGATGTGCAGATGGATTTAGGGAAGGGCGGTTCACCGTAATTCAGCGGTGCCGGAATCGCTTGCTGTACATCGACAATGTAGTCGTGGCAGATTCGGTTGAGTTCGTCAGTGGTCACGCCCGGTTTGACGTATTCCCCGATCATGTCCAATACATCGGCTGCCAGTTTACCTGCTACCCGCATTTTGGCGATTTCATCCGCCGTTTTGATGGTTATTGCCTGATCTCGTTGTGTCTTCGCCATTTGTGGTTGTTCCCGGTAGCACTCAAAAGCGTTTCATGGTATAAAGCGCCCGCGAATTCCGCAAATAGTTTTACATTTAATCCACACATACATCGACACGACACGCAGGGTGCTTGCCTTAAAAACAAGTTGCGTTTGTTGGGATGTATGGAGGCATAACCCATACAGGAGCTTATCATGCCTAAAGTTACCATGCGCCAAATGCTCGAAGCTGGCGTTCACTTCGGTCACCAGACCCGTTACTGGAACCCTAAAATGGGTCAGTTTATTTTTGGTGAGCGTAACAAAATTCATATCATCAACCTTGAGCAGACACTGCCAATGTTTAATGATGCGACCAACTTTATCGGTAAGTTGGCAGCAAAAGGCGGCAAAATCATGTTTGTCGGTACGAAGCGTTCGGCACGTGAAGCGGTTCAGGATGCGGCAACTGCTTGCAAAATGCCTTATGTTAACCACCGCTGGTTGGGTGGGATGCTGACTAACTTTAAAACCGTTAAGCAATCCATCAAGCGCCTGAAAGATCTGGAAAAAATGGCTGAAGATGGCACTTTTCAGAAGCTGGGTAAAAAAGAAGTGCTGATGCTGACTCGCGAATCTGAAAAGTTAGAGCGCAGCCTTGGCGGTATCAAAGACATGCGTGGCCTGCCTGATGCGATTTTCGTGATCGACGTAGGCTACGAAAAAATTGCAGTTCAAGAAGCTAACAAGCTGGGTATCCCGGTTATCGGCGTGGTGGATACTAACAACTCCCTGCAAGGTGTTGATTATGTCATTCCGGGCAACGATGACGCGATCCGTGCTATCCAACTGTATGTTTCTGCTGCTTCTGATGCGGTTAGCGAAGGTCACACGGCGGCGGCTATTGCCCCAGAACCTGAAGCACCTGCCAGCACGGAA contains:
- the rpsB gene encoding 30S ribosomal protein S2; its protein translation is MPKVTMRQMLEAGVHFGHQTRYWNPKMGQFIFGERNKIHIINLEQTLPMFNDATNFIGKLAAKGGKIMFVGTKRSAREAVQDAATACKMPYVNHRWLGGMLTNFKTVKQSIKRLKDLEKMAEDGTFQKLGKKEVLMLTRESEKLERSLGGIKDMRGLPDAIFVIDVGYEKIAVQEANKLGIPVIGVVDTNNSLQGVDYVIPGNDDAIRAIQLYVSAASDAVSEGHTAAAIAPEPEAPASTEEVAADDATTTDAAGE